CTGTACTCGCACTTCGGGCCGCACCCGGACCCCGGGACCGCCCTCGACGCGGCGCGGACCGCGCTCGTCGAGTGGGTCGAGGCCGTCAGGGCGAGGCGCGCCGACGCCGAGGACGACGAGGCGGTCGTCGACCACTTCGTTGGGACGACGCCCTGCGTCGACGCCTGGGGGGAGGCGATGGCCCGCCCCGTCGCGGCCGTCGACGTCCGGGGCGTCCTCGACTACCTGGACGAGCGACCGTGAATCAGAACTCGGTGACGACCTCGACGCCCTCGGTGGCGTAGTCGGTCATCGCCGCGAGGCGCGCCGGCACCTCCTCGAGCGACACCTCCCGGCTCACCAGGCTCCCGGGGTCGACGTCGCCCGCCGCGAGCAGGCCGAGCAGTTCGTCGTACCTCGTGGGCGGCATCCCCCGCGAGCCGTGAAAGGAGAGCTCCGCCATCGCCATCCGGTCGGTCGGCAGCGACACCTCCCCGCGCTCCTCGTCGGTCGTCAGCCCCACCTGGACGTGTTCGCCCGTCGGTCGCAGGCAGGCCACCGAGTTCCGGCACGTCTCCGCCCGACCGAGCGCGTCGAGCGAGACGTGCGCGCCGCCGTCGGTCAGCGCGCTGATACGCTCTGGCACGCCCTCCTCGCGGGCGTTCACCGTCGCGCGCGCGCCGAGGTCGCGGGCGCGCTCCAGCGCCGCCTCGCGGACGTCGACGGCGACGACGCGGAGGCCGAGGGCGCTCGCCACGTCGACGGCGGAGAGGCCGACGCCGCCGCAGCCGTGGACGGCCACCCAGTCGCCGGGGGTCGGACTCGCGCGGTGGGCGAGCGCGTGGTAGGCGGTCATGAACCGACAGCCGAGCGCGGCCATCGCGTTCGGGGAGACGTCCTCGGGGAGCGCCATCGCGTTGTAATCGGCCCACGGGAGGTGGACCTCCTCCGCGAACGCGCCGGGGGCGTCGGGGTGGAAGCCCAGTCCCAGCCCGTTCGGACAGACGTTGCCGCGGCCGTTCAGGCAGTACGAGCAGGTGCCGTCGCCGAGGTTGAACGGGAGCGCGACGCGGTCGCCGACGCGCACGCGCTCGACGCGGTCGCCGCACTCGACCACCCGGCCGACCGGTTCGTGGCCGAGTATCTGCCCACGCTCGACGGCGTCGTCGGCCCACTCGCCGTGGCCCATCCAGGCGTGCCAGTCCGAGCGACAGACGCCGCAGGCTTCCACCTCGACGACGGCGCCGTGGGGGGCGGGGTCGGGCGACGGGACCTCCTCGACGACGAGCGGTTCGCCGTACTCCTTCAGGACTGCTGCGCGCATGCGCATCGTTCGACGGGGCGGGGAGTAAAGTGTTCAGTAACCGAGCGCGAACAGGCGGTTCGCCCCGAGGCTCGCGAGCGCGACGAGCAGGAGGAACGCGAGGCCGACGAACGCGAGCGCCCACCCGCCGGTGTCGGCGACGACCCCGACCGCGACGCTCCCGAGCGCGCCGACGCTCATGTACATCGTCCGGACGAGGCCGAACCCGCTGCCGCGCTCGGCGAGCGTGAGGTTGTCCATGACGCGCGACTGGACGGGCGCGCCCCAGCTCATCGCCGGGCCGAGACAGAGGACGGCGCCGACGGCCGCGAGGAGGGACGACCCGGCGACCAGCCAGCCGAACCCCACCACGCCGAGGCCCATGGTGAGGGCGGCGGCCGCGTCGCGCGTGAGGCGGTCGGAGAGCCACCCCATCACCGGCTGGGTCGCCCCGTGGACGACGAAGTAGAGCGAGAAGAGCACGCCCGCGGACGCCTGCGTGAGCCCCCGATACTCGATGAGGAACGTCGGGAGGAAGGAGGCGGTCGCCTGCCAGGAGAACGCGCCGCAGGCCGCGAGGAACGCCGAGTAGCGTATCTCCGGGCGCGAGAGGACGGGACCGATCGCGTCGAGGTCGAGTCCCGCCCGCACGGGGCGCCCGGGGTGCGTCGGGGCCGTCGGGCGGACGTAGTGGGCGAACAGGGCGAACAGGGAGAGCGCGACGAGCGCCCCCGAGAGGACGGCCACCCGCCAGCCGAAGCGCGTGGCGAGCGCGACGGCCACGACCGGCGTCACCAGCCCGGCGAGCGGCCCGCCCGCGATGTGGACGCCGATGGCCCGGCCCAGCTGGTCGAACTGCTTCGACAGCAGGGTGGTGGCGACGCTGTAGTGGAGCCCCGCGCCCGCGCCCAGCGCGACGGCGAAGAGGACGAACAGGGCGAACGACCCCGCGAACGCGAGCAGGACCGCGGCGGTCGCCGTCAGCCCCAGCGCGAGCAGGATGACGCGTCGCTCGCCGAAGCGGTCGCCGAGCAGGCCGCTCGGGAACTGCGTGAGGGCGTACGACGCCCACATGCCGGTGAGCGCGAGGCCGGCGGCGCTGTCGGAGACGCCGTACCAGCCGGTGATGTCCGGCAGGACGGGGCTGATGGTGAGGCGGGCGACCATCGTGGCGAAGAACGCGAGGGTACAGAGGGTGAGAACGGTGTGACGGTACTGCGGGGACATCCAACGTCCCGAGAGACACACTCGGAGACCAAAACGTCGGAGGTTCCGGCGGCTCCTCGCGGTTCAGGTCACTCGAGGTCGAAGCGGTCGAGCGTCATCACCTTGTGCCAGGTGTCGACGAAGTCGTGGACGAACTTCTCCTCCGCGTCGTCGGCCCCGTACACGTCCGCGATGGCGCGAAGCCGGGCGTTCGACCCGAAGACGAGGTCCACGCGGCTGCCCGTCCACTCGCGCTCACCCGTCTCGCGGTCGCGCAGCTCGTAGACCTCCTGGGCGTCCGACGGCGATGCCCACTCCATGACGTCCTTGGCGTCCGACTCCGAGAGCGGCTCCCACTCGTAGCTCATGTCGAGCAGGGTCACGAAGAAGTCGTTGGTCAGCGTCTCCGGCTCGTCGGTGAAGACGCCGAGGTCGGACCCCTGGTAGTTCGCGTTCAGCGCGCGCATGCCGCCGACGAGCACCGTCATCTGGTCGGTCGTCAGGTCGAGGAGGTCGGCCCTGTCGACCAGTTGCTCCTCGGCCGACCGGTCGTCCTCGC
The nucleotide sequence above comes from Halomarina ordinaria. Encoded proteins:
- a CDS encoding zinc-dependent alcohol dehydrogenase family protein; this encodes MRAAVLKEYGEPLVVEEVPSPDPAPHGAVVEVEACGVCRSDWHAWMGHGEWADDAVERGQILGHEPVGRVVECGDRVERVRVGDRVALPFNLGDGTCSYCLNGRGNVCPNGLGLGFHPDAPGAFAEEVHLPWADYNAMALPEDVSPNAMAALGCRFMTAYHALAHRASPTPGDWVAVHGCGGVGLSAVDVASALGLRVVAVDVREAALERARDLGARATVNAREEGVPERISALTDGGAHVSLDALGRAETCRNSVACLRPTGEHVQVGLTTDEERGEVSLPTDRMAMAELSFHGSRGMPPTRYDELLGLLAAGDVDPGSLVSREVSLEEVPARLAAMTDYATEGVEVVTEF
- a CDS encoding MFS transporter — protein: MSPQYRHTVLTLCTLAFFATMVARLTISPVLPDITGWYGVSDSAAGLALTGMWASYALTQFPSGLLGDRFGERRVILLALGLTATAAVLLAFAGSFALFVLFAVALGAGAGLHYSVATTLLSKQFDQLGRAIGVHIAGGPLAGLVTPVVAVALATRFGWRVAVLSGALVALSLFALFAHYVRPTAPTHPGRPVRAGLDLDAIGPVLSRPEIRYSAFLAACGAFSWQATASFLPTFLIEYRGLTQASAGVLFSLYFVVHGATQPVMGWLSDRLTRDAAAALTMGLGVVGFGWLVAGSSLLAAVGAVLCLGPAMSWGAPVQSRVMDNLTLAERGSGFGLVRTMYMSVGALGSVAVGVVADTGGWALAFVGLAFLLLVALASLGANRLFALGY